A window of the Luoshenia tenuis genome harbors these coding sequences:
- a CDS encoding penicillin-binding transpeptidase domain-containing protein, translating to MNAKIRFTIFAVALALLFCVLGGSMADLQLRQGEAYYAQSQSGKQRTITLKGERGKILDTNGLPLAYNQKSYDVEFMRDPTRNKAADNLAYTNSLMAAIDIIEQNGYEVIDTFAIQYTPEAGFAFQWGDISEEAAQKREKNWRSNMYIPDSKKTAEEIYTYLRQRYQIPEEMPYEEARKLLSIWQEAQLTSYLSYVPVKIASNVNLATVSQIEARAIELEGISTSESTVRVYPRGEMAGNVLGYTGKITDTLLEQYAEQKYGTEDQVGITGVESSMETYLTGSSAEHQGQRVVEVNSQGKVTRELDYEAPTDGNNVVLTIDAALQKKVEDALKANIEEVVAQQKAKYEANPTKYDEVVAQRGSPLQYAEMGTAIVMEVSTGRVLALANYPSYDPNAFIGGISSEDYKALQEQTGNPLFNKAINAKSTPGSIFKMVTGLAGLMEGKITLTETMDDLGPYDKYTVTGKAPACWVKPNFSQHQNENITTALRDSCNYYFFETASRLEIDGINKWADKLGLTSKTNIELPGEATGQVANQTVLYDASKPLDEQQSSIPILVNRQIKAFVTNIAEENGIELEENNLQANLKSMMDLVATKADNQVSQIKTMLRDNLHFPEGVIRANSMDLELLNLMTELQWTPNQTIVAGIGQSMTTLTPIAVVRYVSALVNGGKVYDASLIKRIEDSEGRTVEEMQPKLVEDLEIPAQYLEAIKEGMREVVSPEDQGTAAKYFDGYKYRDQIGGKTGTAQVSTLDIENNSWFVGFAPYDEPEIAVVVFIPNGLSGALSSYTMKEIVTYYMESKEAQSEENLPTPGSMGQ from the coding sequence CGTACTACGCCCAATCCCAGAGCGGCAAGCAGCGCACCATCACCCTGAAGGGGGAGCGCGGCAAGATTTTAGATACCAACGGGCTGCCTTTGGCCTATAACCAAAAGAGCTATGATGTAGAGTTTATGCGCGACCCCACCCGCAACAAGGCGGCGGATAACCTGGCCTATACCAATTCGCTGATGGCGGCCATCGATATTATCGAGCAAAACGGATATGAAGTGATCGATACCTTTGCCATACAGTATACGCCAGAGGCGGGCTTTGCCTTCCAGTGGGGGGATATTTCCGAGGAGGCCGCGCAAAAGCGCGAGAAAAACTGGCGCAGCAACATGTATATACCCGATTCAAAAAAGACGGCGGAGGAGATCTACACCTACCTGCGCCAGCGCTACCAGATCCCGGAAGAGATGCCCTATGAGGAGGCGCGCAAGCTGCTCTCCATCTGGCAGGAAGCGCAGCTGACTAGTTACCTAAGCTATGTACCGGTGAAGATCGCCTCCAACGTGAACCTAGCAACGGTCTCACAGATAGAGGCGCGCGCCATCGAGCTGGAGGGTATCTCCACCAGCGAGAGCACGGTACGGGTCTACCCCCGCGGGGAGATGGCGGGCAACGTATTGGGCTACACGGGCAAGATCACCGATACTTTGCTAGAGCAATATGCCGAACAGAAATACGGCACCGAGGACCAGGTGGGCATCACGGGGGTAGAATCCAGCATGGAGACCTACCTGACCGGCAGCAGTGCAGAGCACCAGGGCCAGCGGGTTGTGGAGGTCAACAGCCAGGGCAAGGTCACCCGGGAGCTGGATTATGAAGCGCCCACCGATGGCAACAATGTGGTGCTGACCATCGACGCCGCCCTGCAGAAAAAGGTGGAGGATGCGCTTAAGGCCAATATCGAGGAGGTCGTGGCCCAGCAAAAGGCCAAATACGAGGCCAATCCCACGAAATACGACGAGGTAGTGGCCCAACGCGGCTCGCCGCTGCAATACGCAGAAATGGGCACGGCTATTGTAATGGAGGTGTCCACCGGACGCGTCCTAGCCCTGGCCAATTACCCCTCTTATGACCCGAACGCGTTTATCGGCGGCATCAGCTCGGAGGACTATAAGGCCCTGCAGGAGCAGACGGGCAACCCGCTTTTCAACAAAGCCATCAACGCCAAGAGCACGCCGGGTTCTATTTTTAAGATGGTGACCGGCCTGGCCGGCCTGATGGAGGGCAAGATCACCCTGACCGAGACCATGGACGACTTGGGCCCCTACGATAAATACACCGTTACCGGTAAGGCGCCGGCCTGCTGGGTCAAGCCTAACTTCAGCCAGCACCAGAACGAGAACATTACCACGGCCCTGAGGGACTCGTGCAACTATTACTTCTTTGAAACGGCCTCCCGTCTGGAGATCGACGGGATCAATAAGTGGGCGGACAAGCTGGGGCTGACCAGCAAGACCAATATCGAGCTGCCCGGCGAGGCCACAGGTCAGGTCGCCAACCAGACGGTATTGTACGACGCTTCAAAGCCGCTGGACGAGCAGCAAAGCTCCATCCCCATTCTGGTCAACCGGCAGATCAAGGCTTTTGTCACCAATATCGCCGAGGAAAACGGCATCGAACTGGAGGAAAACAACCTTCAGGCCAATTTGAAGAGTATGATGGACCTGGTAGCCACCAAGGCGGACAACCAGGTCTCCCAGATCAAGACCATGCTGCGGGATAATCTGCATTTCCCGGAGGGAGTGATCCGCGCCAACAGCATGGATCTGGAACTGCTCAACCTGATGACGGAGCTGCAGTGGACGCCCAACCAGACCATTGTGGCGGGCATCGGCCAGAGTATGACCACGCTGACCCCTATTGCGGTGGTGCGGTATGTTTCCGCGCTGGTAAACGGCGGCAAGGTGTATGACGCCTCGCTGATCAAGCGGATCGAGGACAGCGAGGGACGCACGGTAGAAGAGATGCAGCCTAAGCTGGTGGAGGATCTGGAGATCCCCGCGCAGTATCTGGAAGCGATTAAAGAGGGAATGAGAGAGGTGGTCTCGCCCGAGGATCAGGGTACTGCGGCAAAATACTTTGATGGCTATAAGTACCGCGACCAGATCGGCGGCAAGACCGGTACGGCGCAGGTCTCTACGCTGGATATTGAGAACAACTCCTGGTTCGTCGGCTTTGCGCCCTATGACGAACCGGAGATCGCCGTGGTGGTATTTATCCCCAACGGCCTATCGGGTGCGCTGAGTTCTTATACGATGAAGGAGATCGTCACCTATTACATGGAGAGTAAAGAGGCCCAGTCTGAAGAGAATTTGCCCACGCCGGGCAGCATGGGGCAGTAA